The Hippopotamus amphibius kiboko isolate mHipAmp2 chromosome 3, mHipAmp2.hap2, whole genome shotgun sequence genomic interval AGGTGATAATTAGTCATCCCTTTTCTGTAAGGGGACTGGGAGGCTGGGAGAATCTGGTAACCTGTCTAGGCCCTCTACTGGTAGGGGGTGGTGAGCCTTAGGGCCCATGCTTAAAACCACCCAAGTGACTCAAGTGACGGCTGAGGACCACAGGCAAGAAGAGGGTCTTTTGCAAGATGAGTTGTAAAGTGGCTAAGAGCAGAGGGGAGCTGAGTTCCAGGACCTACCAGGGCCCTGCTGTTCAGACAGTGGGGGAGGGAGTGCTGGCACCAGTTCCAGGCTGGGATGGGCATGGAAGTGAGGGACAAGCGATGGGGATACAGGAGTAGGGGCAGGAGGTGCCCCAGCTTAATTTCCCAGAGCTTGGCCCCAACCCTACCAGGGCCAAGTCCACAGTTGCCTCAGTGGATTCCCCACCCCTTTGTTCCCTGGGGTCTCCTCCCTCATGAGTGCAGAGCCCAAGGGCCAGGCTGTCCTTCGGGGCGGGGAGCTGAGGGCCCTTCCCATCTGGTAGTGGGCCTGTAAGATGCTGGTAGATTAGAGTGGAGCCTGTCCGGAGAGGTGAGCCGGCTGATGTCCAAGTCGGGGCCGTGCCGTCGGCCACGCTGGCTGGCCAGCAGGGCAGTACCAGGACCCCAGGTTGAGCCTCCAGGCCTGACCCAGCGGCGACCCCTCTCGGGCTCCTCCGCCACTCATCTCCCGGGCCGGGCCGGGATTGGGGGGCTGGGCAGCCGCAGGTAAGGGGCTGCGGAGAGCGGCGCCGGAGGCGAGGGCGAGGCACCGAGGGAAGCGCGGCGCTGGAGGGGTTAAACGCGGAAGGAGGGGGGCTTCTGGCTGCGGGAGGGGGGTCCCAGCACCGGCGGCCGCCCGCTccgcccctgccgccgccgcctccgcggCCCAGCCGGCACCGCCGAGGCCGCGCGGGAGCCGGGGCCGCCgccgcagccgcagccgcagcGGGGCCGACAGTGAGTGCCGGGCGGAgcgggcgggcgcgcgggcgCGGGAGGGAGTGTGGGCCGGCGCGGGGCGCAGGCCGAGCCCCGGGGGTCCGGGGCGCGCAGGGGGCGATCGGCCGGCAGAGGCGCCCACCTCCCGCGCGTGGGCGCCTCCCGGAGTCCCGCGGCCGCGCGTCCCGCCGCCGCCCGTCACGCTCAGAGGCGTCGGCGTGAGGACGCGGAGAGGCGGTGGGAGCGAGGGGCGGGTGTGCGGTGTCTGGGCTGCGGGCGCTGCGCGGTGGCCCCGCAggctgggtgtgtgtgtctgtgagtgtgtgcacacgtgcgtgtGGGCCCTCTGGGGGCCTTGGCCCGGCGCGCACGGTCCTGAGGGTCTGGTGTGCCCGTGAGTCCGGGGAGTGTGCAGGTGGGGTGTGTGCGTGCAGCCTGGGCGACGGGGCCGCCTGGAGCCGCAGGGTGGAGCGTGGGCGCGCGGGTCTTTGTGCCCGCGTGGGTGCGCGTGGGAGCCGCCGCCCGCTGTCCCGGGGGTTGACAGCTGTCCCGGGGGATGCTGCACTGGTCCGGCCCTGGTCGCCCCCATCCCGCTCCTTCCCGGAACCCGctaccctcccttcccctccgcCCTGCCTCGCCTCTGCGCAGCGACTGAGACCCGCCCCAGGGTTCCTCGAAAGCCCAGTGGGACGCTGGGGGGCCCTGGAGGCTCCCCACCGGCCCATCGCGTCTAGAAGCGGAGcaaggagaggcaggaggggagggagaagccGCGAAGATGCTGCCGCAGCCTCGGCGGACGAGCCGGGACCCGCCATGCCCGTCCCCGCCCTGCGCGGTCCTCTGCGCCCCCTCAGACTCCAGCTGGAAGGCGGGTTCCCCACGCCCCCTCCAGGCCCCCAGCATTTCCTCTTTTGCCCCGCCTCTCCCTCGGCAGCCTCAGTCTCTCCCCCTTTcactctccttcctttccctatCCGGTTCTCTGTTATCTTCTCACACCCTGGAGTCCCCGGACAGGGGCTGAGGGCCGGGCAGTGGAGGTAAGGGAGAGGATATGGGTGGGGGGACTGGGTGTGTCCTGGTACCAAGTGTCTGGCCAGAGGGATGTGAGGAGAGGACATCTATGGGTAGTAGGGCTGGGGGCTCCAAGGACCTTTGGGTGTGTAGGGGTTGGAGAAGGAGGGTGTAGGGGTGTCAGGCTAGGTTATTGATCCCAGCATCCCTGGTTCTGCCCGCAGTGACTGCAGCTCCCCAGGAGCCCCCTGCCCGGCCTCCCCAAGCGGGCAGTGGAATTGGCCGGGCCCCTGGGCGCGCCATGCGCAGCACCACACTACTGGCACTGCTGGCTCTGGTCCTGCTCTACTTGGTGTCCGGTGCCCTGGTGTTCCAGGCCCTGGAGCAGCCCCATGAGCAGCAGGCCCAAAGGGAGCTGGGGGAGGTCCGAGAGAAGTTCCTGAGGGCCCATCCATGTGTGAGCGACCAGGACCTGGGGCTCTTCATCAAGGTGCGTGGGTGGGGGAGAGCCCCTTCAGCAGTCACCCATGACCCCCTGATATTTGCTGCATGCCACTGGGACCCTGGGCTGGAGTGCTGCTTCCAGACCCGCACCCCTGAAGGCAGGGTGCCGCTGGGGGGTACAGGACAGGCTGGGATCCAGGTCTCTGTGTTTTCAGTGTGGCGGCCAGGGGGGCATTTGTGTTCCTTGCTGGGCCTGCCTTTGGATTCTCCTTCTAAAATGCCTCCTTCAGGGTGTGATGGTGGCTGAATGAAGGAACgcatgaaggaaaaaatgaataaatggctGTAACAGATGAGATGTGGTACATTTTCTCAGGTCTAAGTCACTGGTTTTGGGTTGCCAGATGAAGTCTGGAGCAACCAGTTAAATGTAAATTTCAGCTAAAGaatgaatacttttaaaatataaatatgtcccTGGcggtatttttatttgctaaatctggcaaccctacacTAGTTCCTATGCTTCTTTGGAGTCACAGATGCCTCAGAGAAACCCAAGAACACTGTGAACACTTCCCCACTACCTACCTCCAGAAAAGTGCATGTATAAACATGTACCGATCATTTCGGAGGGTTCCAGGATCCCCTAAGCCAGTCCATGCTGTCATGGGTGCCAGGTTGAACACACCTTCCCACCAGGACACATGCTTATGATGTGGGGGTTAGAGGGAGGGCAAGTCAGGGATGGGGCCAGTTTTGGACCAGTGACTAAAGAAAGTGTGGGCTGCAGCCTTCTGGGCTACTGTCAGGCAAGCACCTCCGCTGCTCTCTCTCTGATTTCTGAGCCactgtcatatttttttttaaactaacatttAACTTTCACACATTAATGATTATTATTGCATCGAAAAACACCCCTCTTTCCTGCCTGTTCTTTTGGAGGGAGGAGCCATCAGCATGGAACCTCAGTGTTCCAGCTGATTCCAAAGGTGGCACGACCTGGAGCAGAGACGAAGGTGGGGTGGGACCAGGACATAGGCAGCTTGACATTGTCTCTGACACCTCCAGAATACCCAGCAAGGCTCCGAGAGGCCTGGGTAGGAGACTGTCTGGCCAGACCACAGGGCCGGAGGAGGGAGGGAATCTGAcctattttatcttcacaaaggAATTGCTTTTttcctggattaaaaaaaaaaaaaacgaaaaggaaaagaagaaaaggaagggtaGAACCAAGCAAGGCAGGCAACAGctgctttatttctcttccaTAATTATGCAGCAAGtatgcacctactgtgtgctaggtgcTGTGCTGTACACCATAGGGTGAGCAGGGAAATTGATATTGGGGTGGAGGATGCAGGCTCTACCCTAGAGTATGTTACATCTAGGTGAAGGGACAAATCCATGGAAAGTTCACTGTAGGATTTAGTAGAAAGGGAGCTTTCCTTACTTCCTTCTTTGTTAAATGCCTGTTGTATGCTGGGCCCTGGGCTAGGTGCTGGGAGCAAGGAGGGAGATGCTGGGGGCCTTCGGGAAGAGCTGGTAATTGAAGCAAAGCAGGTGAGATGGGTAGACTTTAGAAATGTGTGATTGGGTTGCAAGAGACTCCCAGGCAGAGGAACAGCATGGGCAAAGGCATGGAAGCTGGAAAGCTCAGAGTGTTTTGCAGTTCTCAGATTTAACAGATGCCTAGTCATTTGAAGCAAAAATTAGAACAGACAGAATgacaaaggatttttttcccctgagtagTGAATTTATTGGAAAAGTgctgcaaaataaaattaaatcactttTAATCATACATTTCACTTCTtggctttattaaaaaaatggaatcatcTCAGAAAATCTGGGGATATGGTCACTGTAACTTCAGTTCCAAAATGGGAGTCCCAGGAGAGAAGACTGGGGAAAGGGAGGTTGGGACCAGATTGAGAAGGGGCTTACAGGCTGGGCTAGGGAGTTTGGACTCTATTCTGCAGAAAGCAGGGAGCTACAGAGATTTGGGGCAGTCACTTCAGGAAAATTAACTTGGAATGTGTCTTGCTAATGAGGATTTGCagtcagagacaaagaaggtGGTTTATGACCTCCCTCACACCACTGCCTGTGCGTCTTGGCTCTGTGCCCCTCTGCACCCCCCCTCTTTATGCTCTGACCTCCATCACTTAGGGCAGGGACTCTCAAAACACAGACTCCGCCTCTGAGGAAGGCAGATTGGCTGGCAAGAGAGGCAGACACATGACCATTTCattaatttaatcatttattgagcacctattatgtagCACCGGGTTTGGTTCGGACTTCAGCAGAGTGGGCAGGGGTTTGTGTGTCCATGACCCTCCTAAAATTGGATGCAAAATTTGTTGGTATGTGAACCTTTCTGGAGGGAGGGGCCCTAACTTTCATCAGATTTTCGAAGGCAAGGGACTCAAACTCAGCGTCCAAACGGGCAGTGGGAGTGGTGGGGTCTGTGGAAAGTTGGAACTCACTGGGCTTGGTCTCTACATGGGGACTGATTTAAGCACACAGTGCTTGCCTTGTTGTGAGTGCTTTAACaataactctatgaggtaggtactattatcactGAGCCCAGCTGATAGCTGCGGAAATAGATGCACAGCTCAACTTCACATAGcaccaagatttgaacccaggcggTCTGGtcccagagtctgtgctcctgACCACTGTAAAACTGGAAATCTTTTATGTGAAATTAAGGGGCAGTAACTTTGGTCTCTAAAACAATGTGCTGGTCAAACAAAATTGGGCCCTCCAATTTGCAATGTCTGCTCTAAGGGACTGCCTTCAGGGAGACCAGAGGTCAGGGGAGAgctgggaggggtgaggagggaacCACCTTGGAGACTGGAGGGCCAGAGGGTTGGccaggacaggagggaaggacTGAGGTTCCTCCTTCTGCGCCTTGTCCTGCAGGAGGTGGCTGATGCCCTGGGAGGGGGTGCAAACCCTGACACCAACTCAACCAGTAACAGCAACCACTCAGCCTGGGACCTGGGCAGCGCCTTCTTTTTCTCAGGCACCATCATCACAACCAtcggtgggggaggggactgggcATGTGTGGGGAGGCAAGGGGTGGCTGGGCTTTCCCATGGGGGAAGGCGCAGGGGGAGGTAGGGGGGTGCCAGGCAGACCCTAGACCTGCTGCACGGCCCCTCTGCCCAGGCTATGGCAACGCGGCCCTGCGCACAGATGCCGGGCGCCTCTTCTGCATCTTTTATGCACTGGTGGGGATCCCGCTGTTTGGCATACTGCTGGCAGGGGTCGGGGACCGGCTGGGCTCCTCCCTACGCCGCGGCATCGGTCACATCGAAGCCATCTTCCTGGTGAGCTGCTCCACACCCCGCGCTCCCTTACGTTGGCCTGGGGATGTCCTTCCCTACATATCCGCCCGGCACGTGAGCGGGGTCGCCTGAATGGCGCGAACCTCGGACGGGAGCTCCCAGAAGAGGGTTGTGGGGTGTAGTAAGAGTTGGAGGTTTTGGTGACTCCTCGGCCCTGCTTACTGCCCCTTCCTGCAGAAGTGGCACGTGCCCCCAGGGCTGGTGCGAATTCTATCCGCGGTGCTCTTCCTGCTCATCGGCTGCCTGCTCTTTGTCCTCACGCCCACGTTCGTGTTCTGCTATGTGGAAGGCTGGAGCAAGCTGGAGGCCATATACTTCGTCGTGGTGACGCTCACCACGGTGGGCTTCGGGGACTATGTGGCCGGTGAGGTCACCTTTCTTGGGTTGCACTTCCCTACTCACTTTGCTCCTGCCCAGGTCTGCAATGTTGCTTCTCCCTCCAAATTCCACAGGGGGCTCGCTCCAAACCCTACCTCCACTCGCGGAATGCATCCTCACATTTTTGCAGGGATGCAACACGTCATGCCAACTTACATTTTCGCATGCCTGTACCCGCCTGCACACGTATTAAGTGACCCCTTCACACGTGCCACATTCTTGTACACATGCACCCCTCATACACACGCTCACATTCTTGCACGTGAGCATCCCCACTTTCTCTTGCATACCTTCAAGTCACTCCCACTCACCTTCTTGCATCCATTCACGCACTCTAGCTCATACCCATTGCCCTGGGGAGGGTGGATCCTCTCAAGGAGTTGGGAAGAAGGGCAGTGAACCAGAGGCTCACAGGTTCAAGGCATGCCTCACCAGCAACTTCTTTCTGCCCTCCCCGGTGGCGTCCCAGGCGCCAGCCCCAACCAGAACTCTGCAGCCTACCAGCCGCTGGTGTGGTTCTGGATCCTGCTCGGCCTGGCCTACTTCGCTTCAGTGCTCACCACCATCGGGAACTGGCTGCGAGTAGTGTCCCGCCGCACTCGGGCAGAGGTAGGCGCCCCTGCGTCGTCGCCGCGCCTGCGCCCTGGCGCTGACGCGCTGTTCTCCAGAGGCAGGTTGAcgtgcctgcctgccttccaggGTGTGGGCTCCCCAAGGCAGGGACTGAGGGACCCCCAGGGTGCACCGGCCGGGAACAAAGGGATAAATTCGGACAGGTCTACAGGTGCCTCCATCTCTACTCTCATGGATAAGGTTACCAGATTCAGCAAATAAAGATGAGGGAAGCCCAGTTGAGTGTGAATTTCGGATGTTACAAATAATATTtgagtataaatatgtcccaaatattgcatgggacataattatactaaaattttatttgttgttgtatttttatttattattgtatttcGTAACCCCACTCCTCGCGCTCGGCCGTGGAGCGGGTGGAGGCGCAAAGGTCTCTGGGGGCACGGGAGGGAGAGCTGAAATAAACCCCGGCCTTTTCTTCTGGAGTAGAGGGCACTTAGGcagatggaggaggggagagcaTGTGGCTGGGTGACGAGCTTTTCCCTCCTCCAGCCTTTTCCCACTCCTGAGGCAGGAGGACCAGGAGGAAAAAAGTGGCAATACCCGATTGAAGGGGCAGGTTCCCGGGGTTGCGGAGACGGTCGAGGACCCCGGGTCGAGGACTGCCTTTCCTCCCCGCGCAGATGGGCGGCCTCACGGCGCAGGCCGCCAGCTGGACCGGCACGGTGACCGCGCGGGTGACCCAGCGAGTCGGGCCCACCGCACCACCGCCGCCGGAAAAGGAGCGGCCACccccgcctccgccgccgccgccgtgcgCAGCGCAGCCCGCCAGCAGGCCCCTCTCCCCTGCGGCCCGGGAGAAGACGGAGCCGCCCTCCCCGCCCACGCCGCCCACCCCGCCCACGGCCTCCGCGCTGGACTACCCCAGCGAGAACCTGGCCTTCATCGACGAGTCCTCGGACACGCAGAGCGAGCGCGGCTGCGCGCTGCCCCGCGCGCCAAGGGGTCGCCGCCACCCCCTCAACCCCCCCAGGAAGCCCGCGCGGCCCCGCGGCCCAGGGCGCCCCCGGGACAAAGGAGTGCCCGCGTAAGGGCAGAACCCCGGCCCGGGCCTCTCGAAGGGCTTCGTTCTTGCTCTCTCCCTGGCATGCTCTGCTTGTTTGACCAAAGAGCCCTCTCTCGACCGAGCGGACTGAAACCTGGGGAGGAGGCTACAGGTTGCTTGTCTGCCACCCCCTGCTCCTGGCCCTCTCCTCACTTCATCCATTTCCAGACCCCCAAGGCTTTCTGTCTCGCTGTCCCGTCTGGGCCTGTCCCTCACAACATCACAACACCTCACGACTATGCCTCAAAGCCTGCATTAATAAACGGAAACAGTCTGCACCGCTGCGGGCGTGCAGCTCCGGGGACGCGAGAGGGTGTGCGAGTGCTTGCATCGACGTCGGGGCACCTCCGGGGCAAGTCAGGACCCCCCAGGACCTCCAGGCcgaaccctccccgcccccccgccgccccgccacTGCTCCCGTCGGTCAAGGCGCGGCACTCTTGGCTGTGCTTGGACAGGTGTCTCTGCCTGGAGGTTACGGGTAGGGTCTGGCATGGGAATCTGCCAAGATGGGCGGTGCGTCCCTTCTCAGTACAGCTATGGGGGTAGGGATGGGAGACGTAATGGCGTCTAGCGTGGAGGGCTGTAGCTTGAACTCTCCTCTCGCGAGACCCCCATCGTCATTCCGGACGggaccctgcccctcccccttcctggtGCGTGACCCTCTCCTCTTCGCCCCGAGGCCTGTGGCGACTGGGTCCGTTGGGGCAGAACTATGGAGGAAAAGCCTTTCGAAGTAATGTTTTCCTGGTCCTTGTCACCCTGTCAGCCCCCAGACTCATCCTAGGTCTCACCTAGCCCCCTGGCTATCCTCTCACTCAGCCCTGGCTCAGGGCAGCTCCCAACAAtcaccccctcccatccccatccccgcAACGGAGTCTCGGCCTTGGTTGGGCTCTGGATCCCCGCCCTGAGcctgctcttccttccctccccaattCCCCACGACCCTTGGCTTCCCTCGTTGTATGTGGCCCACAGGCGTTGGCCAAGTCTTCGGGCCACCGTGGCTCAGGCAAGTCGGGCCCGCAAGACATCCGGAACCTGTGGACCACGGCCACTCTGTCGCAGCCGAAGCTGAACGTGCCGCTCCCCACTGTCCACGAGGACTCGGAACTGGACGGCAGCAGCAAGACTCGCCGGTCGTACAACCAGAAGAAGGCTGGCCATGACTCGGACGGTGGCTGGCAAGAATCGGATGACGGAGAGGACAAGGACAGTTTCAAGCCAGAGGAGCTGGACGAGCACACCTTGATGAAGCTGGAGATGCGCCgcggcagctccctgggaggctgtATACAGGAGGACGATTCCAAGACCGACGACGGTCAGTGTGGCTTCACCGGGCTGTGGGCGCCCACAGGGTAGGCGGCTggccagagcctcagtttctattGCTGTAAAATGGGGGGAAACTGTAGGACTCAAGGTTTTCGGATTCTCTGGAAGAGGCGACAAAGCTAATCGTTCACGCTTTGAATCAACCAGACATTCTAGGAACGCCCCCTACCGGGCAGGCGTGGTACAAGATCCTGGGGCCATAGAGACGTCCTGGAAAATGCGCAAAGGCAGCGCGGCACGATCTGTGCTTTTAAGGGAATCACCCGGATAGTTGAAAGGAGGTAGTTAATGCCTTTTCTGTGGATTTGCGCTGTTTGAGGAGGTGCCTATCTTTAATTCATTAAGTCATTGGTTACgatttttaagtatttacttCCTACATTGTGCTGTGCGCTTTTTGGGACatgcctcccccttctccccaccactTCTGCTCTCCAGCCCTTCATCAGGGAATTGGAACAGATAACAATATAACAACTGCCATTTACTGAGCCCTTGCTgtggtgccaggcactgggcttcCCTTGCATGATCACGTTTAAACTTCACAAGCTCCATAGGGGCCATTCTTAGTATCCCCTCGTACAGATGAAGAACTTGAGGGTCAGAAAGTCAGTCATTAGCCTGAAGTCTCAAAAAGTGGGTCAGTCAGAACTGTAACCCTGGAGGGTGGAACAACAAAGCCCAGGCTTTAAGCCATTGTCCCATACTGTTTCCCACTAAAGTGGCACCTGGAGCTGGTCTCTGAAGGCCACCCCCCTTCACATGCCTACCCGTACATCTCCTCTGCTCCCGGGAAGTAACAGCAGTCTGCAGATGACTGatcccttttttctcttctcccagaAAAGTCTTCCTCAGTGTCATCGCTCAATATCTCGAAGCACAGACCCCATCGAGCCTACTGGGTGGAGCAGCAGAGCAGGGTTGGAGGCACCCAAGGAGACTGGGGAGTTTAATGGAGGGGGGGAGATAGGCAAGGGGTGAGAGGGTGGGGGTGTTTTGTAGGGTGGAGGAGCAGGCAGGTCGGTTGGGGGTCTTGGGGCTGGAGGGAGCAGGTGGGGGCATTTCAgctgtgggcagagctgggtcccTTGTACATCTGAGTCTCTTGCTGCCTccccagctgcccctgcccctgaCTGAACTCATGGAGAAGGAAGCTCTGGAAATCCTCACCAAAGCCCTCCGGAGTGAGcgtccccactccccaccccccagctcccacAAGAGACCCTGGGGGATTTTGCAGGGCTTGGGCCATTGGGGGTGGGGTTTCAGAATGTGTCTGCCTTGTCAGACTCCCTTACAACCCACAAATATTCCAGAAGCACCACGAAAAGTAATTGAGGAGACTGGGCACAAGGAGACccgatggggagagatggggtgaCTGTCAGGGGCCTGGGCTCTAGCCTCAGTGCAGCCTCTTCTCAACCTGATGTGGCTTTTCTAAGGCCATTTCTCCACTTGCCCATTGGGAGGGATAGCCTTTGTGTGGCTTTGGCCCCTCCCTGGGTGCTGTGAGGAGCCTTTGGACAGTGGATTATTTGAGTAAACTTCCTTGGTTTGCCCTGCTTACCTTATGaaagttggggtggggtggggagtgctaACGGCTTAGAATGGGTGGTCCAAGAGGTGTCCCAAAAGCTTCCTGCTGACCTAATTTAGGCCGGCAACATCCTCTGTAAACTTGCCTTCCTCATCCATCCTCGACTTCAACACCCCCATCCTGCTCTGAATCGCCCATCCGTTTGGAGCACAGGTCTATGACTTGGCCATTCGAAACAAACAAAACCGAGAGGTCCCAGTACCCTGGAGATCCAAAGTTCCCCAAAGGAACATAGACTGGCTGCTGGGGAGGCCATGCCCCTGCTCACTGCCCTGAGTGGAGCTCTGCCCTTCAGGTTACCGATCGGAGATCGGCAGGGACCATTTCCTGACCAAGCAGCTGCAGCGATACATCGAGGGGCTCAAAAGGCGCCGGAACAAGAGGCTGTAAGTCTTGGTGATCTGAGAGCACCGCCTCGGGCTCGAGTGACCGCCCGACTCCAGCAATGGTCCCTGTCCGGTCCCCAGATCCTAGCCCGACCCTATCCACGTGGAATTTGAGccctagagaaataaaaaagagtcTGTACATGGTCCGTGAGTCAATGCGTGGCTGCCCGCGTGAGGCGGACGCATGTGGCCCCGCCTTTCCCTGTGACCTTCACTCGGTCACCGCAGTGACCTTGAGCGTTCTCGGTTCGGGCCCTATCGGCTCCTCCTTCCCGGGACTCGAAATCCAGGGCTTCTTGCATCCGTTAGGTCGGCCTCTCCCACTCCGATTCTGCAGCTTTGTGGGGATATTGGGTGTGCGGTCCAAGTGCCCCGATTATGTTATCTTGGGGTAagggggaaaagggaaagaggcaGCACCTCCC includes:
- the KCNK4 gene encoding potassium channel subfamily K member 4, whose amino-acid sequence is MRSTTLLALLALVLLYLVSGALVFQALEQPHEQQAQRELGEVREKFLRAHPCVSDQDLGLFIKEVADALGGGANPDTNSTSNSNHSAWDLGSAFFFSGTIITTIGYGNAALRTDAGRLFCIFYALVGIPLFGILLAGVGDRLGSSLRRGIGHIEAIFLKWHVPPGLVRILSAVLFLLIGCLLFVLTPTFVFCYVEGWSKLEAIYFVVVTLTTVGFGDYVAGASPNQNSAAYQPLVWFWILLGLAYFASVLTTIGNWLRVVSRRTRAEMGGLTAQAASWTGTVTARVTQRVGPTAPPPPEKERPPPPPPPPPCAAQPASRPLSPAAREKTEPPSPPTPPTPPTASALDYPSENLAFIDESSDTQSERGCALPRAPRGRRHPLNPPRKPARPRGPGRPRDKGVPA
- the CATSPERZ gene encoding cation channel sperm-associated auxiliary subunit zeta, which translates into the protein MEEKPFEALAKSSGHRGSGKSGPQDIRNLWTTATLSQPKLNVPLPTVHEDSELDGSSKTRRSYNQKKAGHDSDGGWQESDDGEDKDSFKPEELDEHTLMKLEMRRGSSLGGCIQEDDSKTDDEKSSSVSSLNISKHRPHRAYWVEQQSRLPLPLTELMEKEALEILTKALRSYRSEIGRDHFLTKQLQRYIEGLKRRRNKRL